The following proteins come from a genomic window of Candidatus Abyssobacteria bacterium SURF_5:
- a CDS encoding UPF0365 family protein — protein MNTIGLILILFIIAIIVAFVAVLGRYFGLWLRAALSDAHVSFTNLIGMSLRNVNPSTIVNSRIMAVKAGIHISTNDLEAHYLAHGNVVRVVQALIAANKANIPLIFARAAAIDLAGRDVLDAVQTSVNPKVIDAPDPRKGKETVDAVAMDGIQLKAKARVTVRANLERLVGGATEETIIARVGEGIVTTIGSAETHKRVLENPDMISRQVLAKGLDAGTAFEILSIDIADIDVGENIGAQLQAKQAEADKQIAQAKAEERRAMAVAREQEMQAQVVEMRAKVVEAEAEVPRAISDAFRSGNLGIMDYYRLRNIQSDTAMRQSISDMDKDTAKGGN, from the coding sequence ATGAACACCATCGGGCTGATTCTTATTCTATTCATCATAGCCATTATTGTCGCCTTTGTCGCCGTGCTCGGCCGTTATTTCGGGCTCTGGCTTCGGGCGGCGCTTTCGGACGCGCACGTCAGCTTTACGAATCTGATCGGCATGAGTCTTCGAAATGTGAATCCGAGCACCATTGTCAACAGCCGGATCATGGCGGTGAAGGCGGGAATTCACATAAGCACGAATGATCTTGAGGCCCATTATCTTGCACATGGAAATGTTGTGCGCGTAGTGCAGGCGCTGATTGCCGCCAACAAGGCGAATATCCCGCTGATCTTTGCGCGGGCGGCCGCGATCGACTTGGCGGGGCGCGACGTTCTTGACGCAGTGCAGACGAGCGTGAACCCGAAGGTGATCGATGCGCCGGACCCGCGAAAAGGGAAGGAAACAGTTGACGCCGTCGCCATGGACGGCATTCAGTTGAAGGCGAAGGCGAGGGTGACGGTACGGGCGAATCTGGAGCGACTGGTCGGAGGCGCCACCGAGGAGACCATCATAGCGCGCGTGGGTGAAGGAATCGTAACCACTATCGGCTCGGCCGAAACCCACAAGAGAGTGCTGGAGAATCCCGACATGATCTCGCGCCAGGTTCTTGCCAAGGGGTTGGATGCCGGCACCGCTTTCGAAATTCTCTCGATAGATATCGCCGACATCGATGTTGGTGAGAATATTGGGGCTCAACTCCAGGCGAAGCAGGCCGAAGCGGACAAGCAAATCGCCCAGGCAAAGGCAGAGGAGCGCCGGGCGATGGCGGTCGCGCGCGAGCAGGAGATGCAAGCGCAAGTGGTCGAGATGCGGGCGAAAGTGGTCGAGGCCGAGGCCGAGGTGCCACGCGCCATCTCCGACGCGTTCCGATCCGGCAATTTAGGAATCATGGACTACTACCGGCTTCGCAACATACAATCGGATACTGCAATGAGGCAGTCGATTTCGGATATGGACAAAGATACTGCGAAGGGTGGCAATTAA